Proteins encoded together in one Thermococcus gammatolerans EJ3 window:
- a CDS encoding type II toxin-antitoxin system HicB family antitoxin translates to MRCNSTPSSGRKRAFTSFGRSSRGLPLRGETIEEAIENLKEAVELYLEEFPELSFTKS, encoded by the coding sequence ATGAGATGCAACTCCACGCCGTCATCTGGGAGGAAGAGGGCGTTTACGTCATTCGGGAGGTCTTCACGGGGGTTACCACTCAGGGGAGAGACAATAGAGGAGGCAATTGAGAACCTCAAAGAGGCCGTTGAGCTGTACCTTGAGGAGTTTCCAGAGCTGAGCTTCACAAAGAGTTAA
- a CDS encoding 50S ribosomal protein L18e, protein MVKRTGPTDINLRRLIRYLRKKSNEEGVRIWKDIAWRLERPRRQRAEVNVSKINRYTKEGDVVIVPGSVLGAGKLEHRVTVAAWKFSETAKRKILEAGGEAITIEELMERNPKGSGVIIME, encoded by the coding sequence ATGGTCAAGAGAACTGGTCCGACCGATATCAACCTGAGGAGGCTAATCCGGTACCTCAGAAAGAAGTCGAATGAAGAGGGAGTTAGGATATGGAAGGACATCGCCTGGCGCCTTGAAAGGCCGAGGAGGCAGAGGGCTGAAGTGAACGTTAGCAAGATAAACCGCTATACCAAAGAGGGCGACGTGGTCATCGTTCCGGGAAGCGTCCTCGGTGCAGGAAAGCTTGAGCACAGGGTCACCGTTGCCGCTTGGAAGTTCAGCGAGACCGCTAAGAGGAAAATCCTCGAGGCCGGTGGCGAGGCCATCACCATTGAGGAGCTTATGGAGAGAAATCCGAAGGGTAGTGGAGTAATCATAATGGAGTGA
- a CDS encoding DNA-directed RNA polymerase subunit K, with amino-acid sequence MFRYTRFEKARIIGARALQIALGAPVLVDVPEGSTPLQAAIIEFEKGIIPITVIRPS; translated from the coding sequence ATGTTTAGGTACACCCGCTTTGAAAAGGCCCGTATCATCGGGGCGAGAGCTCTCCAGATTGCGCTCGGTGCTCCGGTCCTAGTGGACGTGCCGGAAGGCTCAACTCCACTTCAGGCCGCGATAATCGAGTTCGAGAAAGGAATAATCCCGATCACAGTAATCAGGCCGAGCTGA
- a CDS encoding 50S ribosomal protein L34e: MKPMYRSRSWRRKYVRTPGGRTVIHFERRKPKVAHCAMCGRPLNGVPRGRPSELRKLPKTAKRPERPYPNLCPSCMRKVIKAQVRASLS; the protein is encoded by the coding sequence ATGAAGCCGATGTACCGCTCAAGGTCATGGAGGAGGAAGTACGTTAGGACTCCCGGAGGAAGGACAGTGATCCACTTCGAGAGGAGGAAGCCCAAGGTTGCCCACTGTGCCATGTGCGGAAGACCCCTCAACGGCGTTCCGCGCGGAAGGCCGAGCGAGCTCAGGAAGCTCCCGAAGACCGCGAAGAGGCCCGAGAGACCCTACCCGAATCTCTGCCCGAGCTGTATGAGGAAGGTCATAAAGGCCCAGGTCAGGGCCTCCCTCAGCTGA
- a CDS encoding 30S ribosomal protein S4, with protein MGDPKRQRKKYETPSHPWIKERLDRERVLKRKYALKNKKELWRHETQLKEFRRRARRLLAARGKQAEIERQQLLQRLHRLGLLPADAALDDVLSLTVEDVLERRLQTLVYKKGLARTIRQARQLIVHGHIEVNGQIIRSPGYLVLREEEDTITYAKNSPFAKESHPERMVIEQAKQGGEA; from the coding sequence ATGGGAGACCCGAAGAGGCAGAGGAAGAAGTACGAGACTCCATCTCACCCCTGGATTAAGGAGAGACTCGACCGCGAGAGGGTTCTGAAGAGGAAGTACGCCCTCAAGAACAAGAAGGAGCTCTGGCGCCACGAGACCCAGCTCAAGGAGTTCAGGCGTAGGGCAAGAAGACTTCTCGCAGCTCGCGGCAAGCAGGCCGAGATCGAGAGGCAGCAGCTTCTCCAGAGGCTCCACAGGCTCGGCCTCCTTCCGGCCGACGCGGCTCTCGATGACGTTCTCTCTCTCACCGTTGAGGACGTTCTTGAGAGGCGCCTCCAGACCCTCGTGTACAAGAAGGGACTCGCCAGGACAATAAGACAGGCCAGACAGCTAATAGTTCACGGCCACATCGAGGTCAACGGCCAGATAATCCGCTCACCTGGTTATCTCGTCCTCCGCGAGGAAGAGGACACAATCACTTACGCCAAGAACTCACCTTTTGCCAAGGAGTCCCACCCCGAGAGAATGGTTATTGAACAGGCCAAGCAGGGTGGTGAAGCATGA
- a CDS encoding DNA-directed RNA polymerase subunit N — protein MIVPVRCFTCGKVLADKYYEFRKRVEAGEDPGKVLDDLGVERYCCRRTLLSHVELIDQVMVYKVY, from the coding sequence ATGATAGTCCCCGTCAGGTGCTTCACCTGCGGAAAAGTGCTGGCGGACAAGTACTACGAGTTCAGGAAGAGAGTTGAGGCCGGGGAAGACCCTGGCAAGGTCCTCGATGACCTCGGCGTTGAGAGGTACTGCTGCAGGAGAACTCTCCTCAGCCACGTGGAGCTCATCGACCAGGTAATGGTTTATAAAGTCTACTAA
- the mtnP gene encoding S-methyl-5'-thioadenosine phosphorylase gives MVRIAIIGGSGVYDPKLLENVREEIVETPYGTVRVKIGTYRGEEIAFLPRHGEKHSVPPHKINYHANIWALHELGVERILATSAVGSLNLDMKPGDFVVLDQLMDFTKTRHYTFYDGEDSPHDRKFVAHVDFTDPYCPELRKALITAAKELGFTYHPTGTYSCMEGPRFETRAEIRALKILGADVVGMTQCPEAVLARELEMCYASVAIVTNYAAGISREKLTHTEVVELMAKKGEEIKLLLMKAVEHIPKERRCPCKDALKGATGE, from the coding sequence ATGGTCAGGATAGCCATCATTGGAGGCTCCGGTGTCTACGACCCGAAACTGCTTGAGAACGTTAGGGAAGAAATCGTTGAGACACCCTACGGAACGGTCCGGGTTAAGATAGGAACCTACAGAGGAGAGGAGATAGCCTTCCTGCCAAGACACGGAGAAAAACACAGCGTTCCACCTCACAAGATAAACTACCACGCCAACATCTGGGCGCTTCACGAGCTCGGCGTCGAGAGGATTTTGGCAACTTCAGCCGTTGGCTCTCTCAACCTCGACATGAAGCCCGGCGACTTCGTCGTCCTCGACCAGCTCATGGACTTCACGAAGACGAGGCATTACACTTTTTATGACGGCGAGGACAGCCCTCACGACAGGAAGTTCGTCGCCCACGTGGACTTCACCGACCCCTACTGCCCGGAGCTCAGGAAGGCCCTCATTACGGCCGCCAAGGAGCTCGGCTTCACCTACCACCCAACGGGAACCTACTCCTGCATGGAGGGACCGCGCTTCGAGACGAGGGCCGAGATAAGGGCGCTCAAGATACTCGGCGCAGACGTCGTTGGTATGACTCAGTGCCCCGAGGCGGTTCTCGCGAGGGAGCTTGAGATGTGCTACGCGAGCGTTGCCATAGTTACCAACTACGCCGCTGGGATAAGCAGGGAAAAGCTTACCCACACCGAGGTCGTCGAGCTCATGGCAAAGAAAGGTGAGGAGATAAAGCTCCTCCTAATGAAGGCCGTCGAGCACATTCCGAAGGAGCGCCGCTGTCCGTGCAAGGATGCCCTCAAGGGCGCTACTGGTGAGTGA
- a CDS encoding 30S ribosomal protein S13 — protein sequence MTENFRHIVRVAGVDLDGHKQLRWALTGIKGIGINFATMVLRVAGLDPYMKAGYLTDEQVKLIEKILEDPVAHGIPAWAVNRPKDYETGKDMHLITAKLVMAWREDINRLRRIRAYRGIRHELGLPLRGQRTRSNFRHGTTVGVSRRKK from the coding sequence ATGACCGAGAACTTCAGGCACATAGTCCGCGTTGCGGGCGTTGATTTGGATGGACACAAGCAGTTGAGATGGGCACTGACAGGGATTAAGGGAATAGGAATAAACTTCGCCACGATGGTGCTCAGGGTTGCAGGACTCGACCCATACATGAAGGCCGGTTACCTCACCGACGAGCAGGTTAAGCTGATAGAGAAAATCCTTGAGGATCCAGTCGCCCACGGAATCCCGGCCTGGGCCGTCAACAGGCCGAAGGACTACGAGACCGGCAAGGACATGCACCTCATCACCGCCAAGCTCGTTATGGCCTGGCGCGAGGACATCAACAGGCTCAGGAGAATACGCGCTTACCGCGGTATAAGGCACGAGCTCGGCCTGCCGCTCCGCGGTCAGAGGACCAGGTCGAACTTCAGGCACGGAACTACGGTCGGCGTTAGCAGGAGAAAGAAGTGA
- the rplM gene encoding 50S ribosomal protein L13: MRIINAEGLILGRLASKVAKMLLEGEEVVIVNAEKAIITGNREDIFAKYKQRTELRTRTNPRRGPFYPKRSDEIVRRTVRGMLPWKTDRGRKAFKRLKVYVGVPKEFEGKELETISEAHMSRLATPKYVTVGEVAKFLGGKF; encoded by the coding sequence ATGAGGATTATTAACGCTGAAGGACTCATACTCGGAAGGCTCGCCTCGAAGGTTGCCAAGATGCTCCTCGAGGGCGAAGAGGTCGTTATCGTCAACGCCGAGAAGGCCATAATCACCGGAAACCGCGAGGACATCTTCGCCAAGTACAAGCAGAGGACCGAGCTCAGAACCAGGACCAACCCGAGGAGGGGTCCCTTCTACCCGAAGAGGAGCGACGAGATAGTCAGGAGAACCGTCAGGGGCATGCTCCCCTGGAAGACTGACCGCGGAAGGAAGGCCTTCAAGAGGCTCAAGGTCTACGTCGGCGTTCCCAAGGAGTTCGAGGGCAAGGAGCTCGAGACCATAAGCGAGGCCCACATGTCGAGGCTTGCCACGCCGAAGTACGTCACCGTTGGTGAAGTTGCCAAGTTCCTCGGTGGAAAGTTCTGA
- a CDS encoding 50S ribosomal protein L40e: MARFPEAEARIFRKLICMRCGATNPWGAKKCRKCGYKGLRPKAREPRGGGR, translated from the coding sequence ATGGCGAGATTCCCAGAGGCTGAGGCAAGAATCTTTAGGAAGCTTATCTGTATGCGTTGCGGCGCCACCAACCCTTGGGGCGCCAAGAAGTGCAGAAAGTGCGGATACAAGGGTCTTAGGCCGAAAGCAAGGGAGCCACGCGGTGGCGGACGCTGA
- a CDS encoding 30S ribosomal protein S9, whose product MRVIQTAGKRKTAIARATIREGKGRVRINHKPVEIIEPEIARFTIMEPLILAGEEIVSKVDIDVKVEGGGFMGQAEAARVAIARALVEWTNDMNLKEKFMKYDRTMLVGDSRRTEPHKPNRSTKGPRAKRQKSYR is encoded by the coding sequence ATGAGGGTTATCCAGACTGCTGGTAAGAGAAAGACGGCCATTGCGAGGGCCACCATTAGGGAAGGGAAGGGTCGCGTTAGGATCAACCACAAGCCCGTCGAGATAATCGAGCCCGAGATAGCGCGCTTCACCATCATGGAACCGCTCATCCTCGCTGGAGAGGAGATAGTCAGCAAGGTTGACATCGACGTCAAGGTCGAGGGCGGAGGCTTCATGGGTCAGGCCGAGGCCGCGCGCGTTGCCATCGCCAGGGCTCTCGTTGAGTGGACCAACGACATGAACCTGAAGGAAAAGTTTATGAAGTACGACAGGACTATGCTCGTTGGCGACAGCAGGAGGACCGAGCCCCACAAGCCCAACCGCTCGACCAAGGGTCCGAGGGCTAAGAGGCAGAAGTCCTACCGCTGA
- a CDS encoding PadR family transcriptional regulator codes for MASPMERLQDKVTKEVLWLYILKLLKERPMYAYELKQEIKKAFGFEPATVSSYVVLYKLEKDGYVKAKWQEGLSGKPSRKYYELTPQGEKLLEEGLAFLEETLSKLKGNPKKG; via the coding sequence ATGGCCAGCCCAATGGAAAGGCTACAGGATAAGGTCACCAAGGAAGTCCTCTGGCTCTACATACTCAAGCTTCTTAAGGAGAGACCAATGTACGCGTACGAGTTAAAACAGGAGATAAAAAAGGCCTTTGGATTTGAACCCGCCACCGTGAGTTCGTACGTTGTTCTGTACAAACTCGAAAAGGATGGCTACGTAAAGGCGAAATGGCAGGAAGGATTGAGTGGCAAACCCTCAAGGAAATATTACGAGCTAACACCCCAGGGTGAAAAGCTTCTCGAAGAGGGATTGGCTTTCCTTGAAGAGACCCTCTCAAAGCTCAAGGGAAACCCAAAGAAAGGGTAA
- the cmk gene encoding (d)CMP kinase, translating into MPKGCLVITVSGLAGSGTTTLCRNLAKHYGFKHIYAGLIFRQMAKERGMTLEEFQKYVELHPEIDREVDRRQVEAAKECNVVIEGRLAGWMVKNADLKIWLDAPIMERAKRVARREGVSVEEAFVQIAEREKQNRKRYLNLYGIDIEDKSIYDLIINTAKWGPDGVFAIVKAAIDHLYPDGDAGSGVNPKKEKKEVG; encoded by the coding sequence ATGCCCAAGGGCTGCCTCGTCATCACCGTCAGCGGTCTTGCAGGTTCCGGGACGACTACCCTCTGCCGGAACCTCGCCAAGCACTACGGCTTCAAGCACATCTACGCCGGGTTGATATTCCGGCAGATGGCGAAGGAAAGGGGGATGACCCTTGAGGAGTTCCAGAAGTACGTTGAGCTTCATCCCGAGATAGACAGGGAGGTTGACAGGAGACAGGTCGAGGCAGCCAAGGAGTGTAACGTCGTCATTGAGGGCCGCCTCGCTGGGTGGATGGTGAAGAACGCGGACCTTAAGATATGGCTCGACGCTCCGATTATGGAGCGCGCCAAGAGGGTTGCGCGCAGGGAAGGGGTCTCCGTTGAGGAGGCCTTCGTCCAGATCGCCGAGAGGGAGAAGCAGAACAGGAAAAGGTATTTAAACCTCTACGGTATCGACATCGAGGACAAGTCGATTTACGATTTAATCATAAACACCGCCAAATGGGGTCCCGATGGGGTCTTCGCGATTGTGAAGGCCGCCATCGACCACCTTTACCCCGACGGCGACGCGGGGTCGGGTGTAAACCCGAAAAAAGAAAAGAAGGAGGTGGGATGA
- a CDS encoding metallophosphoesterase family protein has protein sequence MVYVAVLANINGNLPALAKALEKIEALKEEGYEIEKYYVLGNIIGLFPYPGEVLDTLDDLIRHNVVKVIRGEFDQVIAASDPHAEGPDYIDRLNYPDYIKKALKYTWEKLGHEGREFIRDLPIYLVDKIGKNDIFGVYGSPLNPFEGQVLPDQPTSYYEAIMRPVKDYEILFVASPKYPVNAMTRYGRVICPGSIGYPPGKNHKATFALVDVDTLHAKFIEVDYENEKKLIEEKIKKEGLPEELIKILYRGKV, from the coding sequence ATGGTGTACGTGGCGGTTCTGGCAAACATAAACGGAAACCTTCCCGCTCTGGCGAAGGCCCTCGAGAAGATTGAGGCCCTCAAGGAAGAAGGCTATGAGATTGAAAAGTACTACGTCCTTGGAAACATCATCGGCCTCTTCCCGTATCCGGGTGAAGTTCTCGACACGCTCGACGATCTTATCAGGCATAACGTCGTCAAGGTCATTCGCGGCGAGTTCGACCAGGTCATAGCGGCAAGCGACCCGCACGCTGAGGGACCGGACTACATTGACAGGCTCAACTACCCGGACTACATCAAGAAGGCCCTCAAGTACACGTGGGAGAAGCTCGGTCACGAGGGCAGGGAGTTCATCAGGGACCTGCCGATTTACCTCGTGGACAAGATAGGCAAGAACGACATCTTCGGCGTCTACGGAAGCCCGCTCAACCCCTTTGAGGGGCAGGTTCTTCCGGACCAGCCGACCAGCTACTACGAAGCGATAATGAGGCCCGTCAAGGACTACGAGATACTCTTCGTTGCATCGCCGAAGTACCCGGTCAACGCAATGACGAGGTACGGAAGGGTCATCTGCCCGGGGAGCATAGGCTATCCGCCGGGCAAGAACCACAAGGCAACCTTCGCGCTGGTTGACGTTGACACGCTCCACGCCAAGTTCATCGAGGTTGACTATGAAAACGAGAAGAAACTTATCGAGGAAAAAATCAAGAAAGAAGGTCTGCCAGAGGAGCTAATTAAAATCCTCTACAGGGGAAAGGTTTGA
- the rpsB gene encoding 30S ribosomal protein S2, translated as MEEYLVPLDQYLAAGVHIGTQQKTQDMKKFIYRVRQDGLYVLDVRKTDERLRIAGKFLAKFDPESILAVSVRLYGQKPVKKFGEVTGARTIPGRFLPGTMTNPQVKNFFEPDVIIVTDPRADHQAMKEAIEVGIPIVALVDTENFLSYVDLAIPTNNKGRKALALIYWILAREILYNRKEIESREDFKVPVEDFEMRIIRT; from the coding sequence ATGGAGGAATATCTCGTCCCACTTGATCAATACCTCGCGGCTGGTGTCCACATAGGAACCCAGCAGAAGACCCAGGACATGAAGAAGTTCATCTACCGCGTTAGGCAGGACGGCCTCTACGTCCTCGACGTCAGGAAGACTGACGAGAGACTCAGGATAGCGGGCAAGTTCCTGGCTAAGTTCGACCCTGAGAGCATTCTCGCGGTCAGCGTCAGGCTCTACGGGCAAAAACCCGTCAAGAAGTTTGGTGAGGTTACCGGAGCCAGGACTATTCCAGGCCGCTTCCTTCCGGGAACCATGACCAACCCTCAGGTCAAGAACTTCTTTGAGCCGGACGTTATAATAGTCACGGATCCAAGGGCTGACCACCAGGCAATGAAGGAAGCAATTGAAGTTGGCATACCAATAGTTGCCCTGGTTGATACCGAGAATTTCCTCAGCTACGTGGATCTTGCAATTCCGACGAACAACAAGGGCAGAAAAGCTCTCGCGCTTATCTACTGGATCCTTGCCAGGGAGATACTCTACAACCGGAAGGAAATAGAGAGCAGGGAGGACTTCAAGGTTCCCGTTGAGGACTTCGAGATGAGGATTATCAGAACCTGA
- a CDS encoding FUN14 domain-containing protein, with protein sequence MQFDINGMIGDLGVGGITGFITGYALKKFMKIVMTIIGAYILSLFWLQQKGVITINTEKLFNLTGSVTSQVVSLGQKALGLLPGTGAFVAGFYLGFQKG encoded by the coding sequence ATGCAGTTCGACATAAACGGAATGATCGGCGACTTGGGGGTTGGGGGGATAACGGGCTTCATAACTGGATACGCCCTCAAAAAGTTCATGAAGATCGTAATGACTATCATCGGGGCCTACATCCTGAGCCTGTTCTGGCTTCAGCAGAAGGGTGTTATAACGATAAACACGGAGAAACTCTTCAACTTGACCGGAAGCGTCACGTCACAGGTGGTTAGTCTCGGGCAGAAGGCTCTCGGGCTCCTTCCAGGAACCGGGGCCTTTGTCGCCGGGTTCTACCTGGGATTTCAGAAGGGATGA
- a CDS encoding class I SAM-dependent methyltransferase: MSHYYSEEPNVPLKTKTIDVCVRGYCFKFITASGVFSFGKLDRGTELLIENMVLDRGWRVLDLGCGYGAIGIVASRFVDYVVMTDVNKRAVSIARKNLKINGVRNAEVRWGSLYEPVKGEKFDSIITNPPVHAGKEVLREIVINAPRHLNDGGLLQLVIKTKQGAKYIKALMEETFTEVRELAKGSGYRVYAGIA, from the coding sequence ATGAGCCACTACTACTCCGAAGAGCCAAACGTTCCGCTGAAGACGAAAACCATTGATGTCTGCGTTAGGGGTTACTGCTTCAAGTTCATCACGGCGAGCGGTGTCTTCTCCTTCGGGAAGCTCGATAGGGGGACGGAGCTGCTCATAGAGAACATGGTGCTCGACAGGGGCTGGCGCGTCCTTGACCTGGGCTGTGGTTACGGGGCAATTGGGATAGTTGCATCGCGCTTCGTTGACTACGTCGTCATGACCGACGTGAACAAACGTGCAGTTAGCATAGCGAGGAAAAACTTAAAAATCAACGGCGTTAGAAACGCCGAGGTCAGGTGGGGAAGCCTCTACGAGCCCGTTAAGGGCGAGAAATTTGACTCAATCATCACTAATCCCCCCGTGCACGCGGGAAAGGAAGTCCTGAGGGAAATAGTTATAAACGCTCCCCGGCATCTCAACGATGGTGGCCTCCTGCAACTGGTGATTAAGACGAAGCAGGGGGCAAAGTATATTAAGGCCCTCATGGAGGAGACCTTCACCGAAGTGAGAGAGCTCGCGAAGGGGAGTGGTTACCGCGTGTACGCCGGGATTGCCTAG
- a CDS encoding 30S ribosomal protein S11, producing MSEEGQVNLKKKEKWGVAHIYSSYNNTIIHITDITGAETVSRWSGGMVVKADRDEPSPYAAMIAARRAAEEAMEKGFVGVHIKVRAPGGSKSKSPGPGAQAAIRALARAGLRIGRVEDVTPIPHDGTRPKGGRRGRRV from the coding sequence ATGAGCGAGGAGGGACAGGTTAACCTTAAGAAGAAGGAGAAGTGGGGAGTTGCCCACATTTACTCCTCCTACAACAACACCATCATTCACATCACCGACATAACCGGCGCGGAAACCGTCTCCCGCTGGAGCGGTGGTATGGTCGTTAAGGCCGACAGGGATGAGCCCTCACCCTACGCGGCAATGATTGCAGCGAGAAGGGCTGCCGAGGAAGCTATGGAGAAGGGCTTCGTCGGCGTTCACATAAAGGTTCGTGCCCCTGGGGGAAGCAAGAGCAAGAGCCCGGGACCGGGTGCACAGGCGGCCATCAGGGCCCTCGCCAGGGCGGGCCTTAGGATAGGCAGGGTGGAGGACGTCACTCCAATACCGCACGACGGAACCAGGCCCAAGGGCGGAAGGCGCGGAAGGCGCGTCTGA
- a CDS encoding RNA-guided pseudouridylation complex pseudouridine synthase subunit Cbf5: MARDEVRRILPADIKREVLIKDEKAETNPKWGFPPERRPMEMHMQFGIINLDKPPGPTSHEVVAWIKKLFNLSKAGHGGTLDPKVSGVLPVALERATRVVQALLPAGKEYVALMHLHGDIPEDKILAVMKEFQGEIIQRPPLRSAVKRRLRTRKVYYIEVLEIEGRDVLFRVGVEAGTYIRSLIHHIGLALGVGAHMAELRRTRSGPFKEDETLVTLHDLVDYYHFWKEDGIEEYFRKAIQPMEKAVEHLPKVWIRDSAVAAVTHGADLAVPGIVKLHKGIKKGDLVAIMTLKDELVALGKAMMTSGEMLQRSKGIAVDVDKVFMPRDWYPRMW; encoded by the coding sequence ATGGCGAGGGATGAAGTGAGGAGAATCCTTCCCGCTGACATAAAGAGAGAGGTTCTGATTAAGGACGAGAAGGCCGAGACGAACCCGAAGTGGGGCTTTCCGCCCGAGAGGAGGCCGATGGAGATGCACATGCAGTTCGGCATAATTAACCTCGACAAACCACCCGGGCCAACTAGCCATGAGGTTGTCGCGTGGATTAAGAAGCTCTTCAACCTGAGCAAGGCCGGTCACGGCGGAACCCTCGATCCCAAGGTCAGCGGCGTTCTACCGGTTGCCCTTGAGAGGGCCACGAGGGTGGTTCAGGCACTTTTGCCGGCGGGAAAGGAGTACGTAGCTTTAATGCACCTTCACGGCGACATTCCCGAGGACAAAATCCTCGCCGTTATGAAGGAGTTCCAGGGCGAGATAATCCAGAGGCCGCCGCTGAGGAGCGCTGTGAAAAGGCGCTTGAGGACGAGGAAGGTCTATTACATAGAGGTGCTCGAGATAGAGGGCAGGGACGTGCTCTTTCGCGTTGGTGTCGAGGCGGGAACGTACATACGTTCGCTTATCCACCACATAGGCCTGGCTTTGGGCGTTGGAGCGCACATGGCAGAGCTTCGTCGTACCAGAAGCGGTCCCTTCAAGGAGGACGAGACGCTGGTGACGCTTCACGATTTGGTTGACTACTATCACTTCTGGAAGGAGGACGGCATCGAGGAGTACTTCAGGAAGGCGATACAGCCGATGGAAAAGGCGGTTGAACATCTGCCCAAGGTGTGGATAAGGGACTCTGCCGTTGCGGCGGTGACGCACGGCGCTGACCTGGCCGTTCCCGGAATAGTCAAGCTCCACAAGGGTATAAAGAAGGGTGACCTCGTTGCGATAATGACCCTCAAGGACGAGCTGGTGGCACTTGGAAAGGCCATGATGACGAGCGGTGAGATGCTCCAGCGGAGCAAGGGCATAGCGGTTGACGTTGACAAGGTCTTCATGCCGAGGGACTGGTATCCGAGAATGTGGTGA
- a CDS encoding 50S ribosomal protein L14e, translating into MPAIEVGRIAVVIAGRRAGQKVVVADIIDKNFVLVTGAGLNKVKRRRMNVKHLEPLPERVNIERGASDEEIKKALEEAGISLE; encoded by the coding sequence ATGCCAGCTATTGAGGTCGGAAGGATTGCCGTCGTTATTGCCGGAAGGAGGGCCGGACAGAAGGTCGTCGTTGCCGACATAATCGACAAGAACTTTGTCCTCGTCACCGGCGCTGGCCTCAACAAGGTCAAGCGCAGGAGGATGAACGTCAAGCACCTCGAGCCCCTTCCGGAGAGGGTCAACATCGAGCGCGGTGCCTCCGACGAGGAGATAAAGAAGGCCCTCGAGGAAGCAGGCATAAGCCTTGAGTGA
- a CDS encoding DNA-directed RNA polymerase subunit D: MEPKFEIFERREDAIKFILRGVDVPFANALRRTILAEVPTFAVDEVEFFENDSALFDEIIAHRLAMIPLTTPVERFSLDALELDDYTVTLSLQAEGPGMVYSGDLKSDDEGVKPANPNIPIVKLAEGQKLTFNAYAKLGRGKDHAKWQPGFVYYKYLTEIHVSKEVPDWEELKELAERRGLPVEEKKDEIIIKTIKAFYLPRKFEAYEGDKIREEIIPGAFVFTVETNGELPVEEIVSIALKILMRKSDRFINELHKLAD; the protein is encoded by the coding sequence ATGGAGCCGAAGTTTGAAATTTTTGAAAGGCGTGAGGATGCCATCAAGTTCATCCTAAGGGGAGTTGACGTTCCCTTCGCCAACGCTCTGAGGAGAACGATTCTCGCGGAGGTTCCCACCTTCGCCGTCGATGAGGTTGAGTTCTTTGAAAACGACTCCGCTTTATTCGACGAGATAATCGCCCACAGATTGGCCATGATTCCTCTCACAACCCCTGTTGAGAGGTTCTCGCTCGACGCACTTGAACTCGACGACTACACCGTTACCCTATCCCTTCAGGCGGAAGGGCCCGGTATGGTCTACTCCGGTGATCTTAAAAGCGATGATGAAGGGGTCAAACCTGCCAACCCGAACATTCCAATAGTCAAGCTCGCCGAGGGGCAGAAGCTTACCTTTAACGCTTACGCCAAGCTCGGTCGCGGCAAGGATCACGCCAAGTGGCAGCCGGGTTTCGTGTATTACAAGTACCTTACCGAGATACATGTAAGCAAAGAAGTCCCCGACTGGGAGGAGCTTAAGGAACTCGCCGAGAGGCGCGGATTACCCGTTGAGGAAAAAAAAGACGAGATAATCATAAAGACCATCAAGGCCTTCTACCTCCCGAGGAAGTTCGAGGCCTACGAGGGCGACAAGATCCGTGAAGAGATAATACCCGGGGCGTTCGTCTTTACCGTGGAAACGAACGGAGAGCTCCCCGTTGAGGAAATCGTGAGCATAGCGCTCAAGATACTCATGAGGAAGAGCGATAGATTTATAAACGAACTCCATAAATTAGCCGACTGA